A part of Saccharomyces cerevisiae S288C chromosome XIV, complete sequence genomic DNA contains:
- a CDS encoding uncharacterized protein (Putative membrane-localized hypothetical protein), with amino-acid sequence MILLQVICTIWTCLFIPLLNAEEFVPKVTETLSEYSFSLESFDDSNSLIRLDNQVVWISSDSGENWEAVKEIEGHILELIVDPLHGQDRAFVSIHLSPKFYVTDDRGKSWRALTIPVSENCRLGTSCSIATHPTDKKYLIADCPCFINDNGYIQIQNETYFTNDGESFYNIEPSLKKKEDDHITSSSCNFVKSSKDSDIEGNDASILCLFSNHGYDSDRHLSAAYTQLALSTDGGKTFKKFDEFNDKIIYQYKILKSHIIVSTQDDRYNEMSPMDIWISNDASTFQKARLPAQVRHVHMYGIYEDSIGRIIIPISTIFTDEKNDQPAPSEILISDSQGLKFLPVEWTINPHFGYIDIASPHFLEGTIIGSFHPSFDYSHNKGKYNKKIARYETKISVDNGLTWSNLKVVDEENADSFPCDITRPERCSLQNPFYSI; translated from the coding sequence ATGATATTACTCCAAGTCATATGCACGATTTGGACATGTCTCTTTATTCCGTTACTCAATGCAGAGGAATTCGTCCCCAAAGTAACGGAGACTCTTTCAGAATATTCATTTAGTCTAGAGAGCTTTGACGATTCCAACAGTTTAATCAGATTAGATAATCAAGTCGTGTGGATAAGTTCCGATTCTGGAGAAAATTGGGAAGCGgtcaaagaaattgaagggCATATTCTCGAATTAATTGTTGATCCTTTGCATGGACAGGACAGGGCTTTTGTTTCGATACATTTATCACCCAAATTTTACGTCACCGATGATCGTGGAAAATCATGGAGGGCTCTGACTATACCCGTCTCTGAAAACTGTCGTTTGGGTACTTCTTGCTCTATAGCTACCCATCCGACAGATAAAAAGTACCTTATTGCAGATTGCCCTTGCTTTATAAACGACAATGGTTATATCCAAATACAAAATGAAACTTACTTTACCAACGATGGGGAATCCTTTTACAATATCGAACCttccttgaaaaagaaagaagatgacCATATAACAAGTTCAAGCTGCAACTTTGTCAAATCTAGCAAGGATTCTGATATTGAGGGTAACGACGCTTCGATACTATGTTTGTTCTCGAACCATGGTTACGATAGCGATCGTCACTTAAGTGCCGCATATACACAATTAGCCTTAAGTACTGATGGAGgtaaaactttcaaaaaatttgatgagtttaatgataaaattatTTATCAATACAAGATATTAAAATCACATATAATCGTTTCGACACAAGATGATAGATACAATGAAATGTCACCCATGGACATCTGGATATCCAATGATGCGTctacttttcaaaaggcACGTCTACCTGCTCAAGTACGGCACGTCCATATGTATGGAATTTATGAAGATTCTATTGGAAGAATAATCATTCCTATATCTACGATATTCACAGATGAAAAAAACGACCAACCAGCTCCCTCAGAAATTTTAATATCAGATTCTCAAGGgttgaaatttttaccTGTTGAATGGACAATAAATCCTCACTTTGGTTATATTGATATTGCTTCTCCTCATTTCTTAGAAGGAACAATAATTGGCTCGTTTCATCCTTCCTTTGACTACTCTCAtaacaaaggaaaatataataaaaagataGCCAGATATGAAACTAAAATATCTGTTGATAACGGCCTCACATGGTCAAATTTGAAAGTGGTTGACGAGGAAAATGCAGATTCATTCCCTTGTGATATCACTAGGCCTGAAAGATGTTCGCTCCAGAACCCTTTTTATAGTATCTAA